The Streptomyces sp. NBC_00775 genome includes the window ACCGGATGTCGCGGTCGAGCAACTCCCGGACGATCTCCTCCAGTTCGTACGCCGCCACCCGCCAGCGCCGCGAACCGCGCACGACGACGACCGGCTCGGCCGGCAGGGTCACATGGGAGCGCACGGCCCGCCGCAGCACTTCCGCCATCCGGGCGTCGCCCTTGATGACGGCGGCGGTCGCGTCGTCGCTTCCGCTTACCTCGACATGGGCGACGAGGTCGTCGACGGTCGCCTGCTTGACCTCCAACTCGCCCAGAGCCGGGAGGACTTGCTCGATGTAGTGCAGGAAGGACTTGTTCGGCCCGATGACCAGGGTGCCGGTGCGGGCGAGCCGCTCCCGGTGGGCGTACAGCAGATACGCGACGCGGTGCAGGCCGACGGCGGTCTTTCCGGTGCCGGGGCCTCCCTGCACACAGACCGAGCCGGACAGTCCCGACCGTACGATCTCGTCCTGCTCGGGCTGGATGGTCGCCACGATGTCGCGCATCGGGCCGACGCGCGGCCGCTCGATCTCCTGCTGGAGCAGCTTGCTGGTGGCCGCGGCCTCGGCGGGGTCGGAGAGGTGCTCGTCCTCGTACGCCGTGAGGTCGCCGCCCGTGTATCCGAAGCGGCGGCGCAGCCCGACGTCCATCGGGCTCTTCTTCGAGGCCCGGTAGAACGGCTGCGACACCGGCGCGCGCCAGTCGATGACCATCGGGTCGCCCTCGGCGTCGTGCACATGCCGCCGTCCGATGTAGAAGCGCTCGCCCTCGGCGCCCTCCGCCTTGTCGGCGCCCGGCGGGTGCAGGTAGTCGAGCCGCCCGAAGAACAGCGGGGTGTGACTGAGGTCGGCGAGGGCCTTGATGCGCTCGTCCATCTGGCGCTGGAGCACCGCGGCGTTCACCCAGTTCGCGGTGACGTCACGGATGTCGAGGTTCTCGACGTCCTCGCGCATCGCGCGCAGGGCGGCGCGGGACTGGCCGAGGTGGGCTTGCTCGCGGGAGAGGGGATCGTCGGACGGGGTGGACACGGGGGTTGCCTCCGGGGACCTGCTGCGTGGGTGATTCCTGGATGCCGTCCGGTTTCCGGCCGGACAGCGGCACTCCGTGACAGGAGGCGGGCAAGAGCGGAGATTCTAGGTGACGGGAGGATGTGGGGGCGAATGGTTTTCCACGGTCCGGGACCGGTGGTCTTCCACGGTCCGGGACCGGTGGTCTTCCCCGGCCCGGACCGGTCTCAGGGGTGTGCCCTTGGGGGCCCTAGGGGTTGGGGTCCGTCGTGAGGCGTACGGCGAGCGGTCCGCAGGTGTACGAGAGGGCTGCCGAGGTTCGGTCGGAAGACCGACGCCATCGGGGGCTCGGAGTTCCACCATGGATACATGAGCGCAGCAACCTTCACCCCAGGCACGGGCCACCCCGGTCCCCCCAGCGGCGCGACCGCCGCGACCTCCACCCACCACCGCCACCGTCTCGGCGACGCCCTGCGCGCCGTCAAGGTGTTCGCGGGCGCGGCACTCCGCGTGGTGCTCCTCGGCGAGTACGGAGAGGAGGCGGGCGTACGACGCCGGTGAGCCGTCCGCCGGGGCGAAGTCCCCCGGCACTAGGGTCACTCCGTGCTTCAGCGGAAAGTGACCGAATCGTCACGCAACGAAGTCGCCCTGCTCGCCCTCTCCTTCGCCGCCTTCTGCGCGCTGTGCGTCGTCACACGCGCCCCCATGGCCGACGCGCTGGTCTACCGGGCCGAGGGCGCGGCCGTACTGAACGGCACGGATCTCTACGGGTTCAGCGTCACCGAGTGGCAGCTGCCCGCCACGTACCCGCCCTTCGCGGCGCTTCTCTTCGTGCCGACGGCCTGGCTCGCGCCGGGCGCCCTCAAGGTGGCCTTCGTCGCCGGAAACGTGGGCCTGCTGGCGCTGCTGGTCCGGCTCTCCTGCCGTTTCGCGGGACTTCCGGTGCGACTCCCGGCGCTCTGTGCCGCCACCGCCTTCGCCCTGTGGCTCGAACCCGTCTTCCAGACCGTCCTCTTCGGTCAGATCAACCTGGCCGTCGTCTGCCTGATCCTCTGGGACCTGACCCGGCCGCCCGGCGCCCCCGGCAAGGGCATCGCGCTGGGCATCGCCGCCGGGGTGAAACTCACGCCCGCCGTCTTCATCGCGTACCTGCTGCTCAGGCGCCGCCGCCGGGAGGCGGCAGGCGCCGCGTCGGCCTTCGCCGCGACCGTCCTGCTGGGCGCACTCGCGCTGCCCGCCGCGAGCGTCGACTTCTGGACCCGGCGGCTGTACGAGACCGGTCGCGTCGGCAAGGCATGGATCGTCGACAACCAGTCGCTTCAGGGGCTGATCGCCCGCGCCCTGGGGGAGCCCGCACCGGGCCTCGCCTGGGCGCTGCCCGCGGCGGCGGTCGGGTGCGCGGGCCTGTGGCTGGCGGCCCGACGGGCCGGGGACGAGCGCTGGGGCGTTCTCGGGACCGCGTTCACGGCCCTCCTGATCTCCCCGATCAGCTGGTCGCACCACTGGGTGTGGTGCGTCCCGCTGATCGCCGTGCTGTACGCGGACGGCCGCCTCCGCCAGGCCGCGGCCGTCACCGCGGTCTTCGCGGCCCGCACTCTCTGGCTGATCCCGCACCAGGGCGAGCTGGACCTCCGACTCCCCTGGTGGCAGCAGCCGTTGGCGGCGCCGTACCCCCTACTGGGGTTGCTGCTGCTCGCTCAGCTGTCGGTCCCGGTCCCGGTCCCGGTATCGGTGTCGGTGAGCAACTCGTCCGCGTCCATGATCCGGTAGGCGTACCCCTGTTCCGCCAGGAAGCGCTGGCGGTGGGCGGCGAAGTCCTGGTCGATGGTGTCGCGGGCGACGACGGAGTAGAAGTGCGCCTGGTGGCCGTCGGCCTTGGGGCGCAGCACCCGCCCGAGCCGCTGGGCTTCCTCCTGCCGTGACCCGAAGGTGCCGGACACCTGGATGGCGACGGTCGCCTCGGGCAGGTCGATGGAGAAGTTGGCGACCTTCGACACGACGAGGACGCTGATCTCGCCCTCCCGGAAGGCGTCGAAGAGCTTCTCGCGCTGCGCGTTGCTGGTCTCGCCCTTGATGACGGGCGCGTTCAAGTGCTCGCCCAACTCGTCGAGTTGGTCGATGTACTGGCCGATCACGAGGATCTGCTGCCCCGCGAACCTCCGCACCAGCGCCTCGGTCACCTTCCGCTTGGTGGCGGTCGTGGCGCAGAAGCGGTACTTCTCCTCGGTCTCGGCGGTGGCGTAGGCGAGCCGCTCGGAGTCGGTGAGATTGACGCGGACCTCGACACAGTCGGCGGGCGCGATGTACCCCTGTGCCTCGATCTCCTTCCAGGGCGCGTCGAACCGCTTGGGCCCGATGAGGGAGAAGACGTCCGACTCGCGCCCGTCCTCGCGGACCAGGGTGGCGGTCAGGCCCAGCCGCCTGCGGGCCTGGAGATCGGCGGTGAACTTGAAGACGGGCGCGGGCAGCAGATGCACCTCGTCGTAGACGATGAGCCCCCAGTCACGGGAGTCGAAGAGCTCCAGGTGGGGATAGATCCCCTTCCGCTTGGTCGTCAGCACCTGGTACGTCGCGATGGTGACCGGCCGGATCTCCTTGCGCGTACCGCTGTACTCGCCGATCTCGTCCTCGGTGAGACTCGTGCGCTTCACCAGCTCGTGCTTCCACTGCCGGGCCGAGACGGTGTTGGTGACGAGGATGAGGGTGGTGGCCTTGGCCTGCGCCATGGACCCGGCACCCACAAGCGTCTTCCCGGCACCGCAGGGCAGCACGACGACCCCGCTGCCGCCGTGCCAGAAGTTCTCCACGGCCTGCCGCTGGTACGGGCGCAGCGCCCAGCCGTCCTCGGCCAGCTCGATGGGGTGTGCCTCCCCGTCGACGTATCCGGCGAGGTCCTCGGCCGGCCAGCCCAGCTTGAGCAGCGTCTGCTTGATCTGCCCGCGCTCGGACGGGTGCACGGCGACGGTGTCCGGGTCGATCCGGGCGCCCACCAGCGGGGCGATCCGCTTGGAGCGCAGCACCTCTTCGAGCACGGGCCGGTCGGTGCTGGTGAGGACGAGCCCGTGCGCCGGGTCCTTGCTCAGCGTGAGCCGCCCGTAACGGTCCATCGTCTCGGCGATGTCGACGAGCAGCGCGTGCGGCACGGGATAGCGGCTGAACTCCACGAGCGCGTCGACGACCTGCTCGGCGTCGTGGCCCGCGGCCCGCGCGTTCCACAGCCCCAGCGGCGTCACCCGGTACGTGTGAATGTGCTCGGGCGCCCGCTCCAGCTCGGCGAACGGCGCGATGACCCGCCGGCACGCGTCCGCCAGCTCGTGATCGACTTCCAGCAGGAGTGTCTTGTCGCTCTGGACGATGAGGGGTCCGTTCACACCCGTCCCTTTCTGCGTGCCGGCATCCCAGCGCGGATGCCCGGCCAAACGTCCAGTGTGCCCCATCCGGCTCAGAACCCCAGGGGCTGTGTCCTCCACCACGCGTAGAGGACGTCGGCGTAGGCGTCCTCGGCGGTCCGGGTCCGGTTCAGGCCTGGTCGTCCGCCAGCTCCGCGACCCCCGTCACCCGGTGCAGCGGATACGTGCGGACTTCGTCCGCCGTGTGGTCGTACGCCGTGACGAAGCCGCCCTCGACGCGGATCGGGGCGATGACGCGCTGGGTGGCGGCGCCCTCGGCGTTGACGTAGCCGATCCAGAGGGATTCGCCGGTGAGGACGGCGGCCTGCATGGTGGCGAGGGTCTCGGCGGAGCTGGTGCGGGGGAGCTCGCCGTTGCCGGGGTGATCGGTGGCCGCGTCCTGCTTGCGGGGGGTCGTGGAGGCCAGGTCGCCGGCGCGGATGGCGCGGATCGCGGCGCCGAGGAGAGTGGCGTCGGGAACCGGGGGGCCCTCCGGGACGGGCTCGGGGGCGGTGCGCGGCGGGGTGCGGTGGGCGTGCGCGCGGGTGATCAGGACATCGCCCTCGGCGGACTCGGCGGCGGGCGCGAAGCCCATCGAGCGGAGGCCTTCGAGGAGGGCCGAGGGGTCGGCCTGGGAGGCCAGGACGGTGGGCGCCAGGCGGCGCAGCCGCAGACCCTGCGAGCGCTTGTCGGCGAGGATCTCGTTCAGCAGCGCGTCGTCGTCGCAGCGGACGTACGCCGACGCCGCGCCGATCCGCAGATGGCCGTGCCTGCGCGCCACGTCGTCGATGAGATACGCGAGCGGCTGCGGGACCGGTGTGCGGGAGTGGGCGGCGAGGAACGCGTGCAGGTCCGACGCCGAGCGGCCCGCGTCCAGCGCGCGGCGTACCGAGGCGGGAGTGAAGCGGTAGACCGTCGCGCCGCCCTTCGACTCCACGTCCGCGAGGACGCCCAGCGTGTCCGCCAGGGGGCGCTCCAGGGGGCCCGGCGCGACCGCGGTCAGGTCCGCCTGGAGGAGGACGTGGTCCAGCGGCTCCGGGAGGAGGGGGGCGAGCAGCCGGGCGGCCCGGGTGGCGGCCGCGGCCTGTTCGGCGGGGGAGTGCGCGGCCTCGGGGAGGGCGTGGTGCCGCTTGTGGGCGGGCAGCTTGTCGCCGGGGCCGGTGGGGCCGGTGGGCTCACCCTCCAGGGCGGACGGCGACGGGAACCCCAGCAGGGCCCGCCCCTGCGCCGACAGCGCCCCCCGGCCCGTGATCCCCAGCAGCTCCGCCTCGGACAGGGTCCAGCGGGCCAGCCGGGTGCGCAGGTCGTCCGAGGCGGACCGGTCGCCCCGCAGGGGGCGCTCCCAGTGCAGACGGGCGAGGACGGAGTCCGCGGTGGGGGAGGCGCCCTCGGGGAGCGCGGCGAGGAGGGTCAGTACACGGTGGCGGACCTCGGGGGCGGCGGAGCGGTCCAGGCCGGGCCCGAGCGCCGAGAGCGTACGGTCCTTCGCGTCCCGCGCGCCGACCAGCCCCGCCGTCCGCGTCGCCGCCAGCCACGCCGAGGCGAGCCGCGCCCAGCGCCCGGCGGCGGGCAGCTCCAGCCACTCGTCGTACCCGGGCGTCGCCGCGTACCGTTCGTCGGCCTCGCCGTCCGAGGCCAACAGCCCCGCCGCGTAGGCGAGCTCGACCCAGAACGCGGCGATCGGCTCCGACAGGTCCAGTGCCACCGCCGTCCGCTTCAGGTCCCGCACGCTCAGCCCGCCCGCGCGCAGCACCGCCGGACCGCCCTCGTGCCAGTCCTTGAGCAGTTCCTCGATGGTCGCCAGCGCCGTGTACGCCTGGCCGGCCGCCGCGGCGTCCACAACCTGTGGACGGTGGGTCCGTGCGGCCTCGACCGCCGGCGCCACCGGCTCCGCCGCCCGGTGCGCGCGGCCCGCCCGCAGATGCAGGGCGACCTCCCGGGGCAGTACGACCGTGCCGGGCGCGGTCGGCAGCAGCAGCCCGCGGTCGATCAGCCAGCGCAGATGCCGCGCCGGGTCGGCCGTCACCTGGCCGTACGGCGGCCCCCACACCAGCCGCGACAGCACGTCCACCGACTCGGCGGGCGCGTCGTCGAGCAGCGCCGACATCCGCGCCCGGTCCGTGAACAGGCCGGTGAGCGACGCGACGGCCGACACGGAGTCGTGGGTGGTGGGCAGCCCGGCCGCCGCCACGATCTCCTGGATACGGCCCGGAGACATCCCCGCCGTGGCTTCGGCGACCGTCGGGCCCAGACCGGTCGGGGACGGGTGCTGCGGGGACGGCGCGAGCAGCTCCCGCGCCGTCCGTACGAGGCGGAGGCGGTCGTCGGGGCCCCAGGCCAGGGCCTGCTCGCGGAGCGTCCCGAGGGCGCGCGGGAACGCCGCCATGACCGCCGGGTCGCGGTCGTCGCCGGCCATCAGGCTCATGAGCTCGTCGTACGTCGCCGGGTCCGCCGCCACGGCCAGGGCTTCCGCCGTCTGCAGGGCGAAGCGGTCCAGGCGTTCCAGGGCGCGGACTACCGAGGCGCGGGTGCCGGCGCGGGTGGCGAGCTGGGTGAGGTCTGTGGGGACGGGGGTGATCAGGTCCGGGCGCGACCTGAGGAGCGTGGACAGTGAGGTGTCGTCCCGCGTGCGGAGGGCTTCCGCCAGGGAACGCGGAGCGGTCTCGGTGCTCATCCTGTCAACGGTAGCGGTTGGGTTGCGCGGGGGGAGTCCTTCGCCCCCGCCGCCCCTACCCGTCCCATCCCCAGGGGCTCCGCCCCTTCGACCCCGTGGGGTTGTGTTTCGGCTGCGGGTGGGTGGGGGCTGGTGCAAAAGATTGCGCAGTTCCCCGCGCCCCTGAAGAGCGGGGCTTCGCCCCGCATTCCCCCGCCCGCCCCGGGTCTTTCAGGGGCGCGGGGAACTGCGCGAGCAACCCCCACCCACCCGCACCCGACGAACCACCCGGTCTTCAAGGGGCGCGGGGAACTGCGCAATCTTTTAGGGGGGTCTGGGGGCGCAGCCCCCAGGAACGGATGGGACGGGTAGGGGCGGCGGGGGCGAGGGGAAACCCGGTACCTTCGTCGGCACGGGGTATTCAACGTGCCCGCCCCGGAGGGGACTTCGTGGGGAT containing:
- a CDS encoding helicase C-terminal domain-containing protein, yielding MSTETAPRSLAEALRTRDDTSLSTLLRSRPDLITPVPTDLTQLATRAGTRASVVRALERLDRFALQTAEALAVAADPATYDELMSLMAGDDRDPAVMAAFPRALGTLREQALAWGPDDRLRLVRTARELLAPSPQHPSPTGLGPTVAEATAGMSPGRIQEIVAAAGLPTTHDSVSAVASLTGLFTDRARMSALLDDAPAESVDVLSRLVWGPPYGQVTADPARHLRWLIDRGLLLPTAPGTVVLPREVALHLRAGRAHRAAEPVAPAVEAARTHRPQVVDAAAAGQAYTALATIEELLKDWHEGGPAVLRAGGLSVRDLKRTAVALDLSEPIAAFWVELAYAAGLLASDGEADERYAATPGYDEWLELPAAGRWARLASAWLAATRTAGLVGARDAKDRTLSALGPGLDRSAAPEVRHRVLTLLAALPEGASPTADSVLARLHWERPLRGDRSASDDLRTRLARWTLSEAELLGITGRGALSAQGRALLGFPSPSALEGEPTGPTGPGDKLPAHKRHHALPEAAHSPAEQAAAATRAARLLAPLLPEPLDHVLLQADLTAVAPGPLERPLADTLGVLADVESKGGATVYRFTPASVRRALDAGRSASDLHAFLAAHSRTPVPQPLAYLIDDVARRHGHLRIGAASAYVRCDDDALLNEILADKRSQGLRLRRLAPTVLASQADPSALLEGLRSMGFAPAAESAEGDVLITRAHAHRTPPRTAPEPVPEGPPVPDATLLGAAIRAIRAGDLASTTPRKQDAATDHPGNGELPRTSSAETLATMQAAVLTGESLWIGYVNAEGAATQRVIAPIRVEGGFVTAYDHTADEVRTYPLHRVTGVAELADDQA
- a CDS encoding glycosyltransferase 87 family protein translates to MLALSFAAFCALCVVTRAPMADALVYRAEGAAVLNGTDLYGFSVTEWQLPATYPPFAALLFVPTAWLAPGALKVAFVAGNVGLLALLVRLSCRFAGLPVRLPALCAATAFALWLEPVFQTVLFGQINLAVVCLILWDLTRPPGAPGKGIALGIAAGVKLTPAVFIAYLLLRRRRREAAGAASAFAATVLLGALALPAASVDFWTRRLYETGRVGKAWIVDNQSLQGLIARALGEPAPGLAWALPAAAVGCAGLWLAARRAGDERWGVLGTAFTALLISPISWSHHWVWCVPLIAVLYADGRLRQAAAVTAVFAARTLWLIPHQGELDLRLPWWQQPLAAPYPLLGLLLLAQLSVPVPVPVSVSVSNSSASMIR
- a CDS encoding DNA repair helicase XPB — translated: MNGPLIVQSDKTLLLEVDHELADACRRVIAPFAELERAPEHIHTYRVTPLGLWNARAAGHDAEQVVDALVEFSRYPVPHALLVDIAETMDRYGRLTLSKDPAHGLVLTSTDRPVLEEVLRSKRIAPLVGARIDPDTVAVHPSERGQIKQTLLKLGWPAEDLAGYVDGEAHPIELAEDGWALRPYQRQAVENFWHGGSGVVVLPCGAGKTLVGAGSMAQAKATTLILVTNTVSARQWKHELVKRTSLTEDEIGEYSGTRKEIRPVTIATYQVLTTKRKGIYPHLELFDSRDWGLIVYDEVHLLPAPVFKFTADLQARRRLGLTATLVREDGRESDVFSLIGPKRFDAPWKEIEAQGYIAPADCVEVRVNLTDSERLAYATAETEEKYRFCATTATKRKVTEALVRRFAGQQILVIGQYIDQLDELGEHLNAPVIKGETSNAQREKLFDAFREGEISVLVVSKVANFSIDLPEATVAIQVSGTFGSRQEEAQRLGRVLRPKADGHQAHFYSVVARDTIDQDFAAHRQRFLAEQGYAYRIMDADELLTDTDTGTGTGTDS